Genomic window (Mycoplasma sp. NEAQ87857):
AAACCTTCTAAATACTTACGTGACCAAGTTGATATGAAAGCTTAATTCAAGAAATTAATATAACCCGGAAACTCTAAAATTAATAATTTAGAGTTTTTCTTTAGTTTTTCATAAGGTATTCTAGAACAATTATTAAATTCATTTAATAAGAGTTGAATATTTACTTTAAGAAAGACATTATAAAGTGAAAAATAAACTATAACAAAAGATATACCATTATTTTTATCAATTAAATCCAAATAATCTAATTGATGTTTTTGAAAATTTTGTTTTTCTAAGAACTTATCATTAGTGCTTTTTGCTTCAAAACAGATAAATTTACCTTTATACATTCCAATATAATCAACTGTACTCTTTTTACTTATATAACTGTTGGATAAAACTTTTTTATTGTTAATAGTTTTTACACTATAAAATGAAATAGGTAATGATTTCTTTTCGATAAAAGCAATATTACATGATCAAAAATAATCAATTGTATTATTAATTATTTTCTCTAAAAACATACCTCTATTTGATTGCATCAATTTTTAAATAATTTTTTTAATTAATAAAACCAAAAATAAACCAAAAAAGGAAAATATGGATAGAAGACTAAATATCAGTGATAAATATTTCAAATTAATTAATCAAGGTTCAAAAACAGTTGAAATAAGATTAAATGATCCTAGAAGATATGGTTTAAAAGAAGGAACATTAATCAACTTAATTAATGACCAAACTCAAGATGAATTATGTGTAAAAATTAAAAGAGTTACTAAATATAACTCTTTTAAGGATTTATTAACTAATGAAGATACTTCAAAAACTCAATTATCATTAAGCGATTTAGATGTTTTATATCAATTTTATTCAATTGAAAATGAAGCTAAATATGGAGTTTTAGCTATTGAAGTTGAAAAATTTGAACCATCATTAGATATGATAGAAAATTTTGTTTTTGACCTTGATGGAACTTTATTAAATGAACAAGGTAAAATTAATCCTCAAAATTACAAAATGCTATTAGAATTATCAAAACAAGGTAAAAATATAATTATTGCAACTGGAAGACCTTTATATACAGCAAAAAATATTATTAAAGATTTACCAACTAAATTTCCAATTATTTTTGCTAATGGTTCAATGATTTATGACTTAAAGCAACAAAAATTTATTAAAACATTTCCGATTGAAAAAGAATATGCTTTAAACATTTATAATCAAATGAATCAATGAGGATATGATTTACTAATTTATATTCCTGAATCAGTAATAGGGATTAATACATTTAAAACAGATTTTTTTAGTTCAAAAAATTACAATCATCGCATAGGCGAACAACACTTTTGAGAAAATCCTGATTTTAACACCAAGGATTATGATTTATGTAAGTTTTTAGTAATCAAAAGAAGCAATGAAGAAGAAAAATTTAATGATGTAATTAGTTTTATTAATAAAATCCCAAATGTTTATGGTGTGGTTTCTCAACCTCCATATTTAGATGTTATGTCAAGCAAAGCAACTAAAGGTAATGGGCTTAAGTATTTATTTGAACAATATAATTTAGATTTAAATAAAACAATATGTTTTGGTGATGCAGATAATGATGAGTCAATGTTTGAAATATGTAAATTTTCAGGAGCTACCGCCAATGCGTTTGAAAGCGTTAAAAGTAAAGCTCTATTCCAATGCTTAGATCATGATACTGATTGATTAGTACAATTTATCAATAAATTAAATAAAAAATAGGTGTATTTAGCAATAAATACACCTATTTTTTCAAAAAATTGTATAAAAAAATGGCGGAACAGAGAGGATTTGAACCTCCGCGGGACTTGCATCCCCTACAGTCTTAGCAGGACCGCCTCTTCAGCCACTTGAGTACTGTTCCACGTTTTTAGTAAAAAAATTATACCATTTATTAGTCGAAATAAAAAAATTATTTATTAAAGTTTTACGGTTCTTGGTTTTAGAGATTTTAAAAGTACTTAAGCAAGTACCTAGTTCTATATAGTTAAATTCTATAATATTTCATATAAATTACTAAAAAAGGATGTAGAAAAAGATGTGTTTTGTACAAAACACAAAAGTCGCAAAATTAAAATTTTCAAAATTTATGTTAGAAAAATTGTTTTTTATGTAAATTTAACAAGATTGAGCAAAGAGAATTCTTTCGTACTCATTAGGTGATAAGTACTTCCCATTGTATTTTAATGATTTTCTTGTTTTGTTATTAATTCTGTTCATTATCTCTTGAATTTCTTCTTGTGAAGTGTTGTCAAAAGTTTTTCCTTTTGGGAAAAATAGTCTTATTTCTCTATGCATATTTTCGATTGAACCTTTTTGTGATGATCGATAAGGATCGCAGTGATAAATTTGTCCTATACAATCAATTTTATCTAATAAATAATTCTCAGATCCATTATCAATTGTTAAGCTATCTATTCTTAAATTAAATGCTTTAATTAAGGTTTCTAAACCTTCTTTAGCAGCTAAAGCAGTTCTACCAATTTTGATTGAGTAAGCTTTTCTACTTTTTCTATTAAGTAATGTTAAAAGAACAGTTTTAGATCTTTTTGATCCTACTACTGTATCCATTTCATAGTCAAAAAAGTTTTGTCTTAAATTAATTTCTTCACTACGATATTTTATGTTTAAACCAATTTTCTTTTTCTTTTGTACTTGTTTTCTAGATAAAACAGAACTATACCCACGTTTTGAAACAATAGGTAAAATGTCTATAGGAAGGTTTAAATATGGTAATTTCAGTAAGTGGTAAATACTTTGTTCGCTAGTGATATATGAATTTGGGTTGCTTTCTATAAAGTTTAGTCTAATGTTAAAAATAGAAGTTTTAATAGCTCTAACACTTACTTTTTTAAATTTGTTCTTATTGTAATTTTTAGTTACTTCATTTAAATAAACAAAGAAATCTTTATATCTATTTTTCATAATTTGTTTTTGTAAAAAGTTTCTATGTTGTTCAGCTTGGTTTCTAGAGTCAAATCAATTTTTAATATTAAGTCATTGAATTTGTTGAAAGTACTGACCGCAATTATTGCATCTTTGACGTTTTGGAAAGTGTTTAACGTCGTTAAATTTCATTAGTTTATTAAAGTTTGAAACAATGCTTTTACGACTAAATCCAAGCTCTTTAGATATCTCTTTTAAGCTATTATTACTCTTTAGGCGATCAACCATTATCATAACACTTGATACGTTAAAATGATTAGGGTCAAACTTTCTCTTTGATGATAGCACTTGAATATAAAAGTCTGTATCAACTTTAGTTTTCTTAAAAAGGTAATGCTTATAAACTTTGATATTTTGTTTATTATTTAAATGGTTTGAGATGAATTGTTTAATGCAAATAGGTTTAACTATTGGACTTTTACGTTTATTCATTATAATTAAGTTGGTTTCCTTTCGTTTATTTTTTTCTATATATATTTTACTAGGAAACTAAAAGCACGGACCCTTAAACCGGGAACCGTGCTTTTTTAATGAATAGTAAAATTATATATTTTTCACAAAGTGTATAAAAAAATCCTATTTTATAGCATCATAGAGGTATCTATTATCTATAAAATAGGATTAAAATCTATTCTTTATTTTGATTAAAATTATTATTTAATTTTTGAAGTTCTTCAAGAATTAATTGATCAGTTGTAGGAACAACTGGTGATGGAACTGTTGGGTTTTTTCTTTCTTTAATTTCTTTTCTTTTGTTTGAAATTACAAAATATGTAACTAAAACTAAGAATATTACAAGATTAACAATTACTAAAGAAATAACTGCAGCTAGAAAGTTTCCAATTCTAACATCGCCTCATTTCAATTGTTTAATATCATCAAGTTTTAAATGGGCTATAATTGGAGCCATAATAATATCATCAGAAATTGATTTAACTACAGCACCAAAAACAGTTCCTAATAAAAGACCAATAGCTAACATTAAAAAGTTACCTTTTTTCAATGAACCTTTTGCATCTTTTAATGATTTTTTGAATAAATTCATAATTCTCCTTTACTTATTATGTTTAACATATCATAAACTAAAAATTAATAAACAAGAATTTTATTTTAATTTTATGCACTAACTAATGGGTAAATCAAAGCAATAGCACCTGCAAAAAACATCAATGCTAAAAATAAAGTTGAGTTGTATTTAGCTCTTTGTCATGAAGGAAGATACATTCCAGTTTTTTCGTAAGTGATGTTTTGTCTTCTAGGATTTTCTTTTATAAAATCATCTAGTTGTCTTTTTTTGTATTGTTTAAGTGCTGGTAATGAATATTTATAATAAACAAATAAACAAATTGCAGATAATACTAAAAAAGCAATTAATAAAGCTAAATATAAATATCAAGTTGATGTGTCTTTAGGAGTGCTAACAGTACTACCAATTTCAGGTTGACTATTTAAAAATAGTTGATTTAATTGATTAATCATTTTAATTTTCCTCTTTATTATTTTGAATCAATAATGCTAATTCATCTAATTGATCTTGTGAAACCACTGAAGGAGCACTAGTAAATACATCTTCATTTTTTGAGTTTTTAGGAAAAGGTATTACATCTCTGATGGTGTTTTGGTTAGCTAAAATCATAATGATTCTATCTAATCCTAACCCAATTCCACAGTGAGGAGGTACTCCATATTCTAAAGCTTGTAAAAAGAAACCAAATTTACTTTGTTGTTCTTCTTTAGACATTTGAATTAATTCAAACATTTTTTCTTGTAGTTGTTTATCATAAATTCTAGCTGAACCACTACCTAATTCAAAACCGTTTAAAACTAAATCATAACTTCTTGCTCGAATTTGATCTTTTTCTAAAGAGTTTAATTCTTCTAACGAATGATCAAATTGGGTAAATGGGTGATGAGCAGCTGCTCATTTATTAGTTTCTGCATCATATTCAAACATTGGTCAATTAACTATTCAAGCAAAGTTATATTCATCTTTTGCTCAATTGTATCAAGAGTTTAATTCAACTCTTAAAGCACCTAAAGCTTGAGATGCATTTTCGAATGTATTAGCACAAATTAAGTATGTACCATCTTTTTGTTCTTGAGATTTAATAAGTTGTTTAGATGCTTCAAGTACTTTATTAGCAAAGTTAGTTTGCTTAATTTCACCATTTTCCACAGTCATAAAGAATAAAGCATTTACCTTATTCTTTTTAGCTATTTCTTCAAGCTTTTTAAAGTCTTTTTTAGTAATGATTTCTTGAATTTTAAGCATTCTTTTACTTGGAGCTGATTTAATAATATTAAAATCAGTATCATTACAAAAATCATTAATATCTACTATTTTGTTATCGTGTCTTAAATCAGGTTTATCTGAACCATAGTCTCTAATACAATCATCAAAATTCAATCTTTGAAAAGGTATTTGAATATCGATGTTTTTTACTTTTTTAAGTACATATTGAAATAATTGTTCAATTTTAGATTGAAAAATTTCAACATCCATATAACTTACTTCAATATCTAATTGAGTAAATTCTGGTTGACGATCTTTTCTTGAATCTTCATCTCTAAAACATCTAGCAAATTGGAAATAACGTTCAAATCCTGAAATCATTAATAATTGCTTAAATAATTGAGGGCTTTGAGGTAAAGCATAAAATCTACCTTGTTTTCTTGTAGGAACTAAAAAGTCTCTAGCTCCTTCTGGAGTTGCTTTAGTTAAAAAAGGAGTTTCTAATTCTAAAAAGTCATTTTGTTGCAAGAATTCTCTTACAGCAAACATAAAATTATTTTTTAGAATAATATTATTTTTCATTACGTTTCTACGTAAGTCTAAGAATCTGTATTTTAATCTTAATTCTTCTTTAATTTCAATATCATCTCTTATTTGAAAAGGTATTTCATTAGCACTTGATAAAACTTTGTAATCATCAACTACAACTTCAATTTCCCCTGTAGGGAGATTTAAATTAACATCTTTTCTTTCAACTACAGTTCCAGAAACTTCAAGCACACTTTCTTTACTAAAATGAATTGGTTGATTAAAAACTAATTGAGTAATTCCGTATCTATCTCTTAAATCAACAAAGTTTAATTCACCAAATCTACGTTTATTTGCTACAAATCCATAAAGTGTTACTTTAGAACCAATGTCGCTTTTTCTTAATTGATTATTATTTATTGTTTTATTCATCATAATCTAACATAACTCCTTCTATTAATTCATCTAAAAATTCTTCATCTAAAGCATCAGATGGATCAATATGATCATTAATAAATAAGGTTAAATCAGTAATACCTTTTGGATCATCTGAGAACATAATTTTTTCATTAGTATTTAAATCTTTAACAATAAATACTGATTCAGGTAATTTAGGGTCATCACAAATTAAAATACTTGCATTGTATGATTTAGCTTTATCAAATATCTTTTTAGATTTAATCAATGAGTATTCTGTATGAACTTGATTAAATAAAGTTCTTAAAAAGGTATTTGTAATAGTTAATAAAGAATTTAAATTTTCTTGACTAACGCTTGCAGCAACAAAAATATTTGCTCCTTTAAGTTTTTGTTTAAAATCATTTGATTCAATAATTTTAGGTCCAATAATAGCAATTAATCTATCTACTCCAAAACCAAAACCAACACTAGATAATTTTGGTCCTCCTAGTTGATTGATTAAATTAGAATATCTACCTCCACCAATTAAGGTGCTTTGGCTTCCAGTATTTTCATCTAAAGATACAAATTCAAAAACAACTTCATCATAGTAATCTAAACCTCTAACTAAATCACTAGACACTTCATAACTAATTTCATTAGCATCTAAGTATTTAAGTACATTATCAAAATATTCTTTTGATTCTTTACTTAAAAACTCAGTAATTTTAGGTGCGTTTTTAACAAAATCTAATGTAGAATCTACTTTATCATCTAAGATTCTTAGAGCTTTCTTTTGATCTAATCTCATTTGAGATTGTTTTGAAAGTTGATCATAGTAAGGAGTAAGGTATTCAATTAATTTAGCTTCATATTTTTGTCTAGTTTCAAAATCTCCAATAGTATTAATTTTTAAAGTAAATGGAATTTCTAAGCTATTTAAAATAAAGTTAGCTAATTGAATTACTTCAACATCTTTATAGTAGTTTTTTTCTCCAATTAATTCAACACCTGCTTGATAAAATTGTCTATAACGTCCTTTTTGAGGTTGTTCATATCTAAACATAGGCCCAAAATAAGCAAATTTTTCATTATTTACATATCATTTGTTTTCAATTAAAGCTCTTACAAAACTAGCTGTCCCTTCAGGTCTTAAGCAAATTTCTCTATTCCCTTTATCAACAAATTCATACATTTCTTTATTTGCTATTTCAGAATCAGCAACTGAACGTTTAAATAATGATGTGTGTTCTAAAATTGGGGTTTCAATCATTTGATAATTGTAATTTTGTATTAAAGACATAAATATGTCACGAATAAATTCTTTTACTTGAAAATCAATAGCATTATAGTCTTTAGTACCTTTAACTTTATTAATCATATTTCTCCTTATTTTAATTAATTTATAGCTATATTTAATAGTTTATAAATTATATTTTATTTATAAAATTAAATTTCGATTTATAAGCATTTTTTAATTATTTTTTTAATTTTTTTAGTTTTAAAAATTAAATTTCAAAATGCAAAAAATCTATTAAGTTTATTCTTGATATTTTTGTCATTGTAATTAGCTTTAATCGTAATTCACTCATTAGCTAAATGTTTATAAACATAAAAGTTTATTTTTTTATTGTTATTATTATTATTTTTCATTTCAAGATTAACCAAATAATGAGTGGTTTGATCTTGAAAATTAACAATTTTACTGTTATTTCAATCTATTTTTCATTTATGTTTTAAATTAAAATTATCAATAATTTGTTTTAAATTATCATTGGTTAATTTATTTAAATCCATATATGAACAATTAATTGTAAAGTGTTTAATAATGTTGCTTTTAAAGAAGTTTTTCATCTTTTTATATTTTAGATAAAGCAAATTATTATTCTTTTTATAAGTATCAAGCATTTTACACACCTGAAAAACCAAATTATAATTACTGTAATCAATAGGATTATCAATAATATTAATTAAATTATTTTTATCAATTGAATCTACATAAGTTCAATTAAAACCAAGTGAGCTAAGCAAATTAGTTATTTCATTAATTTGATTAGGTTTAATAATGATTTGATCTTTTTGATCAAAATTTTTATTCTTTCAACTAAAAGAATAAAAATTAATTAATAAATATAATAATTCATCACTTTTAATTTCGTTATACGAAGGTATTTTATACCATAATTTACTTTTAATTTTAAAAGCAAATTTAAAATTTTTCTTTTGATTATACAAAATAAATACATCTGATTTTTTATATTTTAAATACCTAATGTATTTAAAGAAAAACTTATTTGAAAAAAATGATTTGTTAGATTTCTTTTGTTGGAGTTGTAAATGATTTGTAATTTTTTTAAGAATAAAGTCAATGTTTGTCATTGAATTTAAATCACTTGCATATGAATAACTATTAATTTGAGTAGCTTGATGATATTGATCAAATTCAATTGAATTATAAATTTGATCAATAGAAACATAATTAACATTACTTTGGTCATTTGTAAAATTAATTATTTCATCAAAATGTATCATCGTTTCAACTAAATTAGTCATTTGGTTAATAGATATTAATTTATTTTGGTCAAATAATTTCACATATCAAAATTGATCAAATTCATTGAATTCAAAATAAATAGCATAATCATAATTATTTTTAATTTCATTTTGAAATAAAAATGGATCAATGGTGTTTTTTGCAACAAAGATTCGGTTATTAAAAATACTATTGATGCTGTAATTTAATAAATCAAAATCTTTATTACAAGCAATAAAGATTTTTTTATCAATTATTTGTTTGGTGAATAAATAAGAAATTATAGAAATGGTATAAGTATTTAATGCATTAGTTGCTTCTTCAAAGTTTTTAAACTTAATTCCATATGGTGTGATTTGTGGTTTTGATTGAATATTAACAAGAAATAAATCATCTTTTATTTTTGTTTCAATATCAAAATCAAGATTAAATTTATTGTAAATATGTTTTCAAATTGATAAAGCTGTATGCATATTTTTCCATTTCTGTAGATAATGTTTGAATTTTACCAAATTTCATAAAAAATAGACTATTAAATATAATATATATTATATTTATATAACAAATTTTGTAAAAAATTTAAATTTTTTAATAATAAAGCTTGGGGAACGATAACTTTCATTTTACATTTTGCATAACTTTCATTTTACATTTTGCATAACTTTCATTTTACATTTTGCATAACTTTCATTTTACATTTTGCATAACTTTCATTTTACATTTTGCATAACTTTCATTTTACATTTTGCATAACTTTCATTTTACATTTTGCATAACTTTCATTTTACATTTTGCATAACTTTCATTTTACATTTTGCATAACTTTCATTTTACATTTTGCATAAATTGATAATAAAAATATTAGTAAAATAATATAATTTATTTATGGAAACACTTGAATTTAGTAGATTTTTAGAAGAAAAAGTTAGTGAGTACTTACAAACTTTTGGGTGTGTTGTAATAAAGGGTCCAAGGTTTGTAGGTAAGACTTATTTGAGTAAGAAATTTAGTAAGTTAAATATAGATCTTTCTAACGCAAAAAAAGAGTTCTTAGAAGCAGCTAGAATCAGCCCTCATTCGATATTAGAACAAAGTGTAAAACCAGTACTTATTGATGAATGACAATTAGCACCACAATTATGAACTGCTGCAAAGAATATAATTGACGAAAAAAATAATGATCGAGGATTATTTATTTTTACTGGATCTGTTCAATTGAAATATATGGATATAAAAGAATTTGGTATAGGTCGATTTGGTTCATTAGAATTATGACCTTTAAGTTTATATGAAAGTAGAGATTCTAACGGTGCAATTTCACTAAAAGATATAAAAGATGAAAAATTTAAAACAACATTTTTCAAAGAACCAATGACCTTAGAAAAAGTTATTCAATTAACTTTTAGAGGCGGATTCCCTGTATGTGTAAAAAATGAAGGTTATTCAAGAATTAATAAAGAATATATAAAACAAACAATTGAATCGCTAAATATTATAGATGGATACAAAAACACAGATAAACATAAATTTGAGATGTTTTTACGATTAATGGCTTTAAGGGTCGGGAATATTATTTCTAATGAAAATTTAATTAATCAATTATCAAAAAGTGATAGTGAAAAAATCACCAGACCAACAATTAATAAATATATGGAAATTTTAAGAAACCAATTTTTAATTGATGAATTATCTTCATATGATTCAAATGTTATTTCGCCATATAGAATAATCAAAAAGAAAAAACTTTATTTTTATGATCCGAGTTTAGCACTAGCTGCTCCTGACTTTTGCAGTTAAAAAATTTTTACTTATATACATAGTATATAAGTAATATTAATTTTTTTACTTGTTATTCTGTTAGAATATGATATAATGCGAATATGTTTGTGAAAATTAGTAAAGTAAGTGGTGTTGAATATGTAACACTAGTGGAATCAAAATGAGACAAAGTTAAAAAGAAAGCAGTTCATAAAGTTGTACAAAGATTGGGTAGAAAAGAAGATTTAATAGCAAACGATCCACTTGCTATTGAAAAATTAAAAGAAGAATGTAAAAAGTCAAAAGCAAAAATATCAGAAGCAAATCAATTAGTAACTGATGTTATGGATTCACTTCTTCATAATGTACTTCTTACTGATAACGAAACTTTAGACACTATGTGTTATGGTAATTTGATTTATAGAAAATTATTCAAAACACTAAAGTTAGACAAGTTTTTCAATAAAGTTGATAAAAGTTATAGGACAAAATACTCACTTTCTGAACTTACAGAATTCTTAGTAACTTCAAGAATTTTAAGACCTGAATCAAAACTTCAAACTTTCAATCAAAAAGAAAAATTTATTACAAATTATGACTTTTCTCTTGAGTCAGTTTATAGATCACTTGAAAAAATTGGTAAAGAAAAAAGCAAGGTTGTAAGTTATTTAAACAAACAGTTATCAAGCTTGTACAATAGAGATTTAACACATTGTTATTATGATGTAACAACAATTTATTTTGAAAGTTTTGACGCTGATGAATTAAGAAATTTTGGTTTTTCAAAAGACTTAAAAGTGAATCAAACACAAGTGGTTTTAGCACTTGCTATTGATAACAAAGGTATTCCTATTACATATGAAGTTTTTCCCGGAAATACTAATGAATTCAAAACATTTTTACCATTTTTAGAGAGTTTGAAAAACAATTTTGGTTTCCAAAACATCACAATTATTGCTGATAAAGGCTTAAATTCTAAAAATAACCTATTAGAAATGAAAAAATTAGGTTACAACTACATCATTACTGAAAAAATAAAATCATTAGATAAAAAGGTGTCTGATGCATTTGATTTAGATACTTTTGAAAGTGTTACAGATAAATTTTTCGTGAGAAAAATACCTGTAATTGACTATGTTAATAGTGACGAAAAAGTCTATGCTCTAGATGATGAATTAGTTTTAACTTACTCAAGCGAAAGATCAAAATATGACTTATATCACATTGAAAAATTAAAACAAAAAGCTACTAAACTAATTGAACAAAAGAACCATACAACATACAAATCATCTATTAATACAGGTGGCAAAAAGTATATTTCAAGTAAAGTTGAAAACGTTGAATTCAATCAAAAACAATATGATAAAGATTTAAAGACAATTGGGTTTTATGGGATAAGAACTAATATTAAAGAAATTGATCCAATGAAAATTTATAAACAATTAAGAGGTTTATGAAAGATTGAAGAATCTTTTAGAGTGCTTAAAACCAATTTTGAAGCAAGACCAGTTTATGTGTGAAAAAAGGAATCTATTTTAGGTCATTTCTTAATTTGTTATATATCTTTAGTTATTCAAAGATATCTTGAATTATTATTAAAAGAAACAGTAAATTTTGAAAAAGATGATCAATATTTAACTACATCTAAAATTATAAAAACCTTAAATGAGAAAGCTACAGTAGTCATTTGAGGAGAAGATAAAGAACATTTTTTAAGATTAAAAATGGATGAAGGACTTACAAGAATATTAAAAGCATTTAATATTAATTCACTACCTAAATATGGTAAGGTTGAAAATTTAAGTTCTATTATACTAGGAAAAAGATAAACAAAAAGACGAAAACGCAATAAATACAGGGGTTTTCGTCTTTTCTTTAACCATAACTGCAAAAGTCAGGTGAACTTAGCTTGCTCAT
Coding sequences:
- the recU gene encoding Holliday junction resolvase RecU — its product is MQSNRGMFLEKIINNTIDYFWSCNIAFIEKKSLPISFYSVKTINNKKVLSNSYISKKSTVDYIGMYKGKFICFEAKSTNDKFLEKQNFQKHQLDYLDLIDKNNGISFVIVYFSLYNVFLKVNIQLLLNEFNNCSRIPYEKLKKNSKLLILEFPGYINFLN
- a CDS encoding Cof-type HAD-IIB family hydrolase, with translation MDRRLNISDKYFKLINQGSKTVEIRLNDPRRYGLKEGTLINLINDQTQDELCVKIKRVTKYNSFKDLLTNEDTSKTQLSLSDLDVLYQFYSIENEAKYGVLAIEVEKFEPSLDMIENFVFDLDGTLLNEQGKINPQNYKMLLELSKQGKNIIIATGRPLYTAKNIIKDLPTKFPIIFANGSMIYDLKQQKFIKTFPIEKEYALNIYNQMNQWGYDLLIYIPESVIGINTFKTDFFSSKNYNHRIGEQHFWENPDFNTKDYDLCKFLVIKRSNEEEKFNDVISFINKIPNVYGVVSQPPYLDVMSSKATKGNGLKYLFEQYNLDLNKTICFGDADNDESMFEICKFSGATANAFESVKSKALFQCLDHDTDWLVQFINKLNKK
- a CDS encoding IS30 family transposase, whose translation is MNKRKSPIVKPICIKQFISNHLNNKQNIKVYKHYLFKKTKVDTDFYIQVLSSKRKFDPNHFNVSSVMIMVDRLKSNNSLKEISKELGFSRKSIVSNFNKLMKFNDVKHFPKRQRCNNCGQYFQQIQWLNIKNWFDSRNQAEQHRNFLQKQIMKNRYKDFFVYLNEVTKNYNKNKFKKVSVRAIKTSIFNIRLNFIESNPNSYITSEQSIYHLLKLPYLNLPIDILPIVSKRGYSSVLSRKQVQKKKKIGLNIKYRSEEINLRQNFFDYEMDTVVGSKRSKTVLLTLLNRKSRKAYSIKIGRTALAAKEGLETLIKAFNLRIDSLTIDNGSENYLLDKIDCIGQIYHCDPYRSSQKGSIENMHREIRLFFPKGKTFDNTSQEEIQEIMNRINNKTRKSLKYNGKYLSPNEYERILFAQSC
- a CDS encoding MscL family protein, with the protein product MNLFKKSLKDAKGSLKKGNFLMLAIGLLLGTVFGAVVKSISDDIIMAPIIAHLKLDDIKQLKWGDVRIGNFLAAVISLVIVNLVIFLVLVTYFVISNKRKEIKERKNPTVPSPVVPTTDQLILEELQKLNNNFNQNKE
- the aspS gene encoding aspartate--tRNA ligase; the protein is MNKTINNNQLRKSDIGSKVTLYGFVANKRRFGELNFVDLRDRYGITQLVFNQPIHFSKESVLEVSGTVVERKDVNLNLPTGEIEVVVDDYKVLSSANEIPFQIRDDIEIKEELRLKYRFLDLRRNVMKNNIILKNNFMFAVREFLQQNDFLELETPFLTKATPEGARDFLVPTRKQGRFYALPQSPQLFKQLLMISGFERYFQFARCFRDEDSRKDRQPEFTQLDIEVSYMDVEIFQSKIEQLFQYVLKKVKNIDIQIPFQRLNFDDCIRDYGSDKPDLRHDNKIVDINDFCNDTDFNIIKSAPSKRMLKIQEIITKKDFKKLEEIAKKNKVNALFFMTVENGEIKQTNFANKVLEASKQLIKSQEQKDGTYLICANTFENASQALGALRVELNSWYNWAKDEYNFAWIVNWPMFEYDAETNKWAAAHHPFTQFDHSLEELNSLEKDQIRARSYDLVLNGFELGSGSARIYDKQLQEKMFELIQMSKEEQQSKFGFFLQALEYGVPPHCGIGLGLDRIIMILANQNTIRDVIPFPKNSKNEDVFTSAPSVVSQDQLDELALLIQNNKEEN
- the hisS gene encoding histidine--tRNA ligase, with the protein product MINKVKGTKDYNAIDFQVKEFIRDIFMSLIQNYNYQMIETPILEHTSLFKRSVADSEIANKEMYEFVDKGNREICLRPEGTASFVRALIENKWYVNNEKFAYFGPMFRYEQPQKGRYRQFYQAGVELIGEKNYYKDVEVIQLANFILNSLEIPFTLKINTIGDFETRQKYEAKLIEYLTPYYDQLSKQSQMRLDQKKALRILDDKVDSTLDFVKNAPKITEFLSKESKEYFDNVLKYLDANEISYEVSSDLVRGLDYYDEVVFEFVSLDENTGSQSTLIGGGRYSNLINQLGGPKLSSVGFGFGVDRLIAIIGPKIIESNDFKQKLKGANIFVAASVSQENLNSLLTITNTFLRTLFNQVHTEYSLIKSKKIFDKAKSYNASILICDDPKLPESVFIVKDLNTNEKIMFSDDPKGITDLTLFINDHIDPSDALDEEFLDELIEGVMLDYDE
- a CDS encoding ATP-binding protein is translated as METLEFSRFLEEKVSEYLQTFGCVVIKGPRFVGKTYLSKKFSKLNIDLSNAKKEFLEAARISPHSILEQSVKPVLIDEWQLAPQLWTAAKNIIDEKNNDRGLFIFTGSVQLKYMDIKEFGIGRFGSLELWPLSLYESRDSNGAISLKDIKDEKFKTTFFKEPMTLEKVIQLTFRGGFPVCVKNEGYSRINKEYIKQTIESLNIIDGYKNTDKHKFEMFLRLMALRVGNIISNENLINQLSKSDSEKITRPTINKYMEILRNQFLIDELSSYDSNVISPYRIIKKKKLYFYDPSLALAAPDFCS
- a CDS encoding IS1634 family transposase codes for the protein MFVKISKVSGVEYVTLVESKWDKVKKKAVHKVVQRLGRKEDLIANDPLAIEKLKEECKKSKAKISEANQLVTDVMDSLLHNVLLTDNETLDTMCYGNLIYRKLFKTLKLDKFFNKVDKSYRTKYSLSELTEFLVTSRILRPESKLQTFNQKEKFITNYDFSLESVYRSLEKIGKEKSKVVSYLNKQLSSLYNRDLTHCYYDVTTIYFESFDADELRNFGFSKDLKVNQTQVVLALAIDNKGIPITYEVFPGNTNEFKTFLPFLESLKNNFGFQNITIIADKGLNSKNNLLEMKKLGYNYIITEKIKSLDKKVSDAFDLDTFESVTDKFFVRKIPVIDYVNSDEKVYALDDELVLTYSSERSKYDLYHIEKLKQKATKLIEQKNHTTYKSSINTGGKKYISSKVENVEFNQKQYDKDLKTIGFYGIRTNIKEIDPMKIYKQLRGLWKIEESFRVLKTNFEARPVYVWKKESILGHFLICYISLVIQRYLELLLKETVNFEKDDQYLTTSKIIKTLNEKATVVIWGEDKEHFLRLKMDEGLTRILKAFNINSLPKYGKVENLSSIILGKR